One Dysidea avara chromosome 7, odDysAvar1.4, whole genome shotgun sequence genomic region harbors:
- the LOC136260400 gene encoding hepatocyte growth factor receptor-like isoform X4 yields the protein MTMSHTLNATVCLILFVFGSATAQHSNSSAMCMPFPHLVLFCGRYIDANTVVYVDTDTFNYTEINNEIKFLEETGVFGNIFDTCRPLTAYIVCQYVYPRCNDTTQALVPVCEDSCLSFAERCSLQVERLTVISVNVQLISTLLTVNCTDQFNAFGSISIDANPEHCYDYYTVPMFLPSTALNTDTDDTRFIVFSDDETYSPFCSELQNRSLTVTCRVMGNPQPTIEIHGENKYGNRLNFHSAFQGADEIAIGLYPLQYGESLTLHCQASNIVTSLTFSIGLTYTCCNDDTGGMQYSIGQEFMTSNSCHCLCGNGGNISCDFSNCGPSESGVPAGVIVVIVMAVTLVIVAVIIAVIFITRWYMKKKHAKKETVNGISKSLHHAVVFEDQKSKSDSGKVLLTSMNESQGQNPMILLCSHIESNDNAVDDQHIEIEKGEEKATNSVLLSASSINDLLTACEEEEFQPTLEVITNAMNDHHLGGFIKSHDCLTIHKTLGEGAFGKVFYGQLKDSGDNFDVEVAVKTMKDCHSMDELNLFISESVIMKDFNHRNVLGLVGVSVGLEEDKAVPYIIIPFMANGDLKGYLKDKRTTAGRDVKTLFKEINYLTLVRMCCDICNGMKYLASIRFIHRDLAARNCMVDKDLVIKVADFGLARDIYTEDYYRMGHRAQVPVRWMPPESILDRYYDHKTDVWSFGVVCWEVFSLGKLPYAGLDNQNIVKYIESEKRLSKPALCSSDI from the exons ATGACAATGTCGCACACTTTAAATGCTACGGTCTGCCTGATTCTGTTTGTTTTCGGAAGTG CTACTGCCCAACACAGCAACAGTTCAGCAAT GTGCATGCCATTTCCACACTTAGTACTGTTCTGTGGCAGATATATTGATGCTAACACTGTGGTCTATGTTGATACTGATACTTTCAATTACACTGAAATTAACAATGAAATTAAATTTTTAGAGGAAACAGGAGTGTTTGGTAATATTTTTGATACATGCAGACCTTTAACAGCATACATAGTTTGTCAGTATGTGTATCCAAGATGTAATGATACTACACAGGCTTTGGTTCCTGTGTGTGAGGATAGTTGTTTAAGTTTCGCTGAAAGGTGTTCCCTGCAAGTAGAAAGATTAACTGTAATTTCTGTAAATGTACAGCTAATATCTACATTATTGACTGTGAATTGTACTGATCAGTTCAATGCGTTTGGTTCTATCAGTATTGATGCAAATCCAGAGCACTGCTATGATTATTACA CAGTGCCCATGTTTTTGCCATCTACTGCACTTAACACTGACACTGATGATACTAGATTTATAGTGTTTTCTGATGATGAAACCTATTCTCCATTCTGTTCTGAGCTTCAGAATAGATCCCTTACTGTGACCTGTAGAGTCATGGGTAATCCTCAACCAACCATTGAGATACATGGGGAAAATAAGTATGGAAATAGGCTTAACTTTCATAGTGCTTTTCAAGGAGCTGATGAAATTGCAATAGGACTGTATCCACTTCAGTATGGAGAATCACTAACACTTCACTGTCAAGCTTCTAATATTGTAACTTCATTGACCTTTAGCATTGGTTTGACGTATACAT GTTGTAATGATGACACTGGGGGTATGCAGTATTCAATAGGACAGGAATTCATGACCAGTAACTCTTGTCATTGTTTGTGCGGTAATGGTGGAAATATTTCTTGTGACTTCTCCAACTGTGGGCCAAGTGAATCAG GTGTTCCAGCAGGTGTCATTGTAGTGATTGTTATGGCTGTGACATTGGTTATTGTGGCAGTAATCATAGCAGTGATATTTATAACAAGATGGTATATGAAGAAGAAACATGCTAAGAAAGAAACTGTAAATGG AATATCTAAGTCACTCCATCATGCTGTGGTTTTTGAAGACCAAAAGAGTAAATCTGACAGTGGAAAAGTTTTATTGACATCTATGAATGAATCTCAGGGACAGAATCCAATGATATTGCTGTGTTCACACATAGAATCCAATGATAATGCTGTTGATGACCAACATATAGAAATAGAGAAGGGCGAAG AAAAAGCAACCAATTCTGTATTACTGTCTGCATCATCTATTAATGACCTACTCACTGCCTGTGAAGAAGAAGAATTCCAGCCCACACTAGAAGTAATAACTAATGCAATGAATGATCATCACTTGGGAGGATTTATTAAGTCACATGATTGCTTGACCATTCACAAGACTCTTGGAGAAG GTGCATTTGGGAAGGTATTTTATGGACAGCTCAAAGATAGTGGTGACAACTTTGATGTGGAAGTTGCAGTGAAAACAATGAAAG ATTGTCACAGCATGGATGAGCTAAATTTATTCATTTCTGAAAGTGTCATCATGAAAGAtttcaaccacagaaatgttcTTGGACTAGTTGGAGTGTCAGTTGGATTAGAAGAAGATAAAGCAGTACCATATATTATCATACCATTTATGGCAAATGGAGACTTGAAAGGATATTTGAAAGACAAACGAACAACAGCAGGAAGAGATGTGAAGACATTGTTTAAA GAGATCAACTACTTAACACTGGTCAGGATGTGTTGTGATATTTGTAATGGGATGAAATATCTTGCTTCAATCAGATTCATCCACCGAGATTTGGCTGCAAGAAATTGCAT GGTAGATAAAGACTTGGTGATCAAAGTGGCAGACTTTGGGCTTGCAAGAGATATCTATACTGAAGACTACTACAGAATGGGACACAGAGCTCAAGTACCCGTTAGATGGATGCCACCAGAAAGTATTCTTGATAGATATTATGACCACAAGACTGATGTG TGGTCATTTGGAGTAGTCTGCTGGGAAGTTTTCAGTCTGGGGAAACTACCTTATGCTGGACTGGATAACCAGAACATAGTGAAGTACATTGAATCAGAGAAACGATTATCAAAACCAGCTCTTTGTAGTAGTGACATATAA
- the LOC136260400 gene encoding hepatocyte growth factor receptor-like isoform X5 → MCMPFPHLVLFCGRYIDANTVVYVDTDTFNYTEINNEIKFLEETGVFGNIFDTCRPLTAYIVCQYVYPRCNDTTQALVPVCEDSCLSFAERCSLQVERLTVISVNVQLISTLLTVNCTDQFNAFGSISIDANPEHCYDYYTVPMFLPSTALNTDTDDTRFIVFSDDETYSPFCSELQNRSLTVTCRVMGNPQPTIEIHGENKYGNRLNFHSAFQGADEIAIGLYPLQYGESLTLHCQASNIVTSLTFSIGLTYTCCNDDTGGMQYSIGQEFMTSNSCHCLCGNGGNISCDFSNCGPSESGVPAGVIVVIVMAVTLVIVAVIIAVIFITRWYMKKKHAKKETVNGISKSLHHAVVFEDQKSKSDSGKVLLTSMNESQGQNPMILLCSHIESNDNAVDDQHIEIEKGEEKATNSVLLSASSINDLLTACEEEEFQPTLEVITNAMNDHHLGGFIKSHDCLTIHKTLGEGAFGKVFYGQLKDSGDNFDVEVAVKTMKDCHSMDELNLFISESVIMKDFNHRNVLGLVGVSVGLEEDKAVPYIIIPFMANGDLKGYLKDKRTTAGRDVKTLFKEINYLTLVRMCCDICNGMKYLASIRFIHRDLAARNCMVDKDLVIKVADFGLARDIYTEDYYRMGHRAQVPVRWMPPESILDRYYDHKTDVWSFGVVCWEVFSLGKLPYAGLDNQNIVKYIESEKRLSKPALCSSDI, encoded by the exons AT GTGCATGCCATTTCCACACTTAGTACTGTTCTGTGGCAGATATATTGATGCTAACACTGTGGTCTATGTTGATACTGATACTTTCAATTACACTGAAATTAACAATGAAATTAAATTTTTAGAGGAAACAGGAGTGTTTGGTAATATTTTTGATACATGCAGACCTTTAACAGCATACATAGTTTGTCAGTATGTGTATCCAAGATGTAATGATACTACACAGGCTTTGGTTCCTGTGTGTGAGGATAGTTGTTTAAGTTTCGCTGAAAGGTGTTCCCTGCAAGTAGAAAGATTAACTGTAATTTCTGTAAATGTACAGCTAATATCTACATTATTGACTGTGAATTGTACTGATCAGTTCAATGCGTTTGGTTCTATCAGTATTGATGCAAATCCAGAGCACTGCTATGATTATTACA CAGTGCCCATGTTTTTGCCATCTACTGCACTTAACACTGACACTGATGATACTAGATTTATAGTGTTTTCTGATGATGAAACCTATTCTCCATTCTGTTCTGAGCTTCAGAATAGATCCCTTACTGTGACCTGTAGAGTCATGGGTAATCCTCAACCAACCATTGAGATACATGGGGAAAATAAGTATGGAAATAGGCTTAACTTTCATAGTGCTTTTCAAGGAGCTGATGAAATTGCAATAGGACTGTATCCACTTCAGTATGGAGAATCACTAACACTTCACTGTCAAGCTTCTAATATTGTAACTTCATTGACCTTTAGCATTGGTTTGACGTATACAT GTTGTAATGATGACACTGGGGGTATGCAGTATTCAATAGGACAGGAATTCATGACCAGTAACTCTTGTCATTGTTTGTGCGGTAATGGTGGAAATATTTCTTGTGACTTCTCCAACTGTGGGCCAAGTGAATCAG GTGTTCCAGCAGGTGTCATTGTAGTGATTGTTATGGCTGTGACATTGGTTATTGTGGCAGTAATCATAGCAGTGATATTTATAACAAGATGGTATATGAAGAAGAAACATGCTAAGAAAGAAACTGTAAATGG AATATCTAAGTCACTCCATCATGCTGTGGTTTTTGAAGACCAAAAGAGTAAATCTGACAGTGGAAAAGTTTTATTGACATCTATGAATGAATCTCAGGGACAGAATCCAATGATATTGCTGTGTTCACACATAGAATCCAATGATAATGCTGTTGATGACCAACATATAGAAATAGAGAAGGGCGAAG AAAAAGCAACCAATTCTGTATTACTGTCTGCATCATCTATTAATGACCTACTCACTGCCTGTGAAGAAGAAGAATTCCAGCCCACACTAGAAGTAATAACTAATGCAATGAATGATCATCACTTGGGAGGATTTATTAAGTCACATGATTGCTTGACCATTCACAAGACTCTTGGAGAAG GTGCATTTGGGAAGGTATTTTATGGACAGCTCAAAGATAGTGGTGACAACTTTGATGTGGAAGTTGCAGTGAAAACAATGAAAG ATTGTCACAGCATGGATGAGCTAAATTTATTCATTTCTGAAAGTGTCATCATGAAAGAtttcaaccacagaaatgttcTTGGACTAGTTGGAGTGTCAGTTGGATTAGAAGAAGATAAAGCAGTACCATATATTATCATACCATTTATGGCAAATGGAGACTTGAAAGGATATTTGAAAGACAAACGAACAACAGCAGGAAGAGATGTGAAGACATTGTTTAAA GAGATCAACTACTTAACACTGGTCAGGATGTGTTGTGATATTTGTAATGGGATGAAATATCTTGCTTCAATCAGATTCATCCACCGAGATTTGGCTGCAAGAAATTGCAT GGTAGATAAAGACTTGGTGATCAAAGTGGCAGACTTTGGGCTTGCAAGAGATATCTATACTGAAGACTACTACAGAATGGGACACAGAGCTCAAGTACCCGTTAGATGGATGCCACCAGAAAGTATTCTTGATAGATATTATGACCACAAGACTGATGTG TGGTCATTTGGAGTAGTCTGCTGGGAAGTTTTCAGTCTGGGGAAACTACCTTATGCTGGACTGGATAACCAGAACATAGTGAAGTACATTGAATCAGAGAAACGATTATCAAAACCAGCTCTTTGTAGTAGTGACATATAA
- the LOC136260400 gene encoding hepatocyte growth factor receptor-like isoform X2: MSRSSRCHRGFALNVMIGTFMIYSMADAQNHNNSSAVCGHFPHTNLYCGEYIDTNTVVYVDTDVFNYTEINNALRVFHDGGLFGRSQVPNSSCRPQIVYMICQYVYPRCDNDTQALLPVCEDICSEYTENCIYAFRALPEVARVRPIAESFIVNCTNQFSAFGSVNFDTENCYDFYLVPTFTRSTVLAGDNTDGRLIVIPDRDTYTPYCSEFQRRPTTVTCSARGNPQPTIEIFKEYDNGSWGTFQHIFQSEDEVAVKLNILDYGESVKIHCLATNIVTTLNFSINLTYTCCSDDTRNMQYSLGQEFMTSNCCQCLCGNGGNISCNMATCRSMARCELSTSESGVPAGVIVAIIVVVILVIVGVIIAVIFITRWYMKKKYAMKENVIRMHKSIHHTVAFEDQKSKSDSGKVLLTSVDVSQEHEHTESNDNVVDVQHVEKEKSEKRATDPGVLSASSINDLLTACEEEEFQSTLEIITNAMNDHHLGGFIKSHDCLTIHKTLGEGAFGKVFYGQLKDEADDSNLEVAVKTMKDCSSMDELNSFISESVIMKDFKHRNVLGLVGVSVGVEEDKAVPYIILPFMANGDLKRYLKDKRTAAGRDVKALFKEINYLTLVRMCCDVCNGMKYLASIKFVHRDLAARNCMVDKDLVIKVADFGLARDIYAEDYYRLGHTAKVPVKWMPPESIHDRYYDQKTDVWSFGVVCWEVFSLGKLPYAGLDNQNIVQYIESEKRLSKPALCSSEMYQVMSSCWQLKNSDRPVFSTLAEQLEQHYSDVMESNPSDPSSPYHNLFDESVYVNWKPE; the protein is encoded by the exons CTGATGCGCAAAATCACAATAACTCCTCGGCAGT ATGTGGACATTTTCCACACACCAACTTGTATTGTGGTGAATACATTGATACCAACACAGTAGTCTATGTTGATACTGATGTCTTCAACTATACTGAAATAAATAATGCTCTCAGAGTTTTTCATGACGGAGGATTGTTTGGTAGATCACAGGTGCCCAACAGTTCATGTAGGCCTCAAATAGTTTACATGATTTGTCAGTATGTATATCCAAGATGTGACAATGACACACAAGCTTTGCTGCCTGTGTGTGAAGATATTTGTTCAGAATACACAGAAAATTGTATATATGCATTCAGAGCACTACCTGAAGTTGCTCGTGTTAGACCAATTGCTGAGTCATTCATTGTGAATTGTACTAACCAGTTCAGTGCATTTGGTTCTGTTAACTTTGACACAGAAAACTGCTATGATTTTTATT TGGTACCCACCTTCACAAGATCTACTGTGCTTGCTGGAGACAATACTGATGGCAGGCTAATAGTGATTCCTGATAGGGATACATACACCCCATATTGCTCTGAGTTTCAAAGAAGACCGACCACTGTGACATGTAGTGCTAGGGGTAATCCTCAACCAACCATCGAGATATTTAAAGAGTATGATAATGGAAGTTGGGGTACTTTCCAACATATTTTTCAATCAGAAGATGAAGTCGCTGTAAAGTTAAATATACTAGACTATGGAGAATCTGTAAAGATACACTGTTTAGCAACTAACATTGTAACTACATTgaattttagcatcaatttgaCATACACAT GTTGCAGTGATGACACTAGGAATATGCAGTACTCACTAGGACAGGAATTCATGACCAGTAACTGTTGTCAGTGTTTGTGTGGTAATGGTGGAAACATTTCCTGTAACATGGCCACCTGCAGATCAATGGCACggtgtgaactctctactagtgAATCAG GTGTTCCAGCTGGTGTGATTGTAGCAATTATTGTGGTTGTGATATTGGTAATTGTGGGAGTAATAATAGCAGTGATATTTATAACAAGATGGTATATGAAGAAGAAATATGCTatgaaagaaaatgtaattag GATGCATAAATCAATCCATCACACTGTGGCTTTTGAAGACCAAAAGAGTAAATCTGACAGTGGAAAAGTGTTGTTGACATCTGTCGATGTATCCCAGGAACATGAACACACTGAATCCAATGATAATGTTGTTGATGTCCAACACGTAGAAAAAGAGAAGAGTGAAA AAAGAGCAACCGATCCAGGAGTGCTATCTGCATCATCTATTAATGACCTACTCACCGCCTGTGAAGAAGAAGAATTTCAGTCTACACTAGAAATAATAACTAATGCAATGAATGATCATCACTTGGGAGGATTTATTAAGTCACATGATTGCTTGACCATTCATAAGACTCTTGGAGAAG GTGCATTTGGTAAAGTATTTTATGGGCAGCTCAAAGATGAAGCTGATGACTCTAACTTGGAAGTTGCAGTTAAAACAATGAAAG ACTGTAGCAGCATGGATGAGCTAAACTCATTCATTTCTGAAAGTGTCATCATGAAAGATTTCAAACACAGAAATGTTCTTGGACTAGTTGGAGTATCAGTTGGAGTAGAAGAAGATAAAGCAGTACCATACATCATTTTACCATTTATGGCAAATGGAGACTTGAAGAGATACCTGAAAGATAAACGAACAGCAGCAGGAAGAGATGTGAAAGCATTGTTCAAA GAGATCAACTACTTAACACTGGTCAGGATGTGTTGTGATGTTTGTAATGGAATGAAATATCTTGCTTCTATCAAGTTTGTTCACCGAGATTTGGCTGCAAGAAATTGCAT GGTTGACAAAGACTTGGTGATCAAAGTGGCAGATTTTGGACTTGCAAGAGATATTTATGCTGAAGACTACTACAGATTAGGACACACAGCTAAAGTACCTGTTAAATGGATGCCACCAGAGAGTATCCATGATAGATATTATGACCAGAAGACTGATGTG TGGTCATTTGGAGTAGTCTGCTGGGAAGTTTTCAGTCTGGGGAAACTACCTTATGCTGGACTGGATAACCAGAACATAGTGCAGTACATTGAGTCAGAGAAACGATTATCAAAACCAGCTCTTTGTAGTAGTGAAAT GTACCAGGTTATGTCAAGTTGCTGGCAGTTGAAGAACAGTGATAGACCAGTGTTTTCCACACTAGCAGAACAACTTGAACAACATTATTCTGATGTAATGGAATCTAACCCATCTGATCCCTCCTCTCCTTACCACAACCTGTTTGATGAAAGTGTGTATGTAAATTGGAAGCCTGAATAA
- the LOC136260400 gene encoding uncharacterized protein isoform X6: MTMSHTLNATVCLILFVFGSATAQHSNSSAMCMPFPHLVLFCGRYIDANTVVYVDTDTFNYTEINNEIKFLEETGVFGNIFDTCRPLTAYIVCQYVYPRCNDTTQALVPVCEDSCLSFAERCSLQVERLTVISVNVQLISTLLTVNCTDQFNAFGSISIDANPEHCYDYYTVPMFLPSTALNTDTDDTRFIVFSDDETYSPFCSELQNRSLTVTCRVMGNPQPTIEIHGENKYGNRLNFHSAFQGADEIAIGLYPLQYGESLTLHCQASNIVTSLTFSIGLTYTCCNDDTGGMQYSIGQEFMTSNSCHCLCGNGGNISCDFSNCGPSESGVPAGVIVVIVMAVTLVIVAVIIAVIFITRWYMKKKHAKKETVNGISKSLHHAVVFEDQKSKSDSGKVLLTSMNESQGQNPMILLCSHIESNDNAVDDQHIEIEKGEEKATNSVLLSASSINDLLTACEEEEFQPTLEVITNAMNDHHLGGFIKSHDCLTIHKTLGEGAFGKVFYGQLKDSGDNFDVEVAVKTMKDCHSMDELNLFISESVIMKDFNHRNVLGLVGVSVGLEEDKAVPYIIIPFMANGDLKGYLKDKRTTAGRDVKTLFKEINYLTLVRMCCDICNGMKYLASIRFIHRDLAARNCMVDKDLVIKVADFGLARDIYTEDYYRMGHRAQVPVRWMPPESILDRYYDHKTDVVPGYVKLLAVEEQ, translated from the exons ATGACAATGTCGCACACTTTAAATGCTACGGTCTGCCTGATTCTGTTTGTTTTCGGAAGTG CTACTGCCCAACACAGCAACAGTTCAGCAAT GTGCATGCCATTTCCACACTTAGTACTGTTCTGTGGCAGATATATTGATGCTAACACTGTGGTCTATGTTGATACTGATACTTTCAATTACACTGAAATTAACAATGAAATTAAATTTTTAGAGGAAACAGGAGTGTTTGGTAATATTTTTGATACATGCAGACCTTTAACAGCATACATAGTTTGTCAGTATGTGTATCCAAGATGTAATGATACTACACAGGCTTTGGTTCCTGTGTGTGAGGATAGTTGTTTAAGTTTCGCTGAAAGGTGTTCCCTGCAAGTAGAAAGATTAACTGTAATTTCTGTAAATGTACAGCTAATATCTACATTATTGACTGTGAATTGTACTGATCAGTTCAATGCGTTTGGTTCTATCAGTATTGATGCAAATCCAGAGCACTGCTATGATTATTACA CAGTGCCCATGTTTTTGCCATCTACTGCACTTAACACTGACACTGATGATACTAGATTTATAGTGTTTTCTGATGATGAAACCTATTCTCCATTCTGTTCTGAGCTTCAGAATAGATCCCTTACTGTGACCTGTAGAGTCATGGGTAATCCTCAACCAACCATTGAGATACATGGGGAAAATAAGTATGGAAATAGGCTTAACTTTCATAGTGCTTTTCAAGGAGCTGATGAAATTGCAATAGGACTGTATCCACTTCAGTATGGAGAATCACTAACACTTCACTGTCAAGCTTCTAATATTGTAACTTCATTGACCTTTAGCATTGGTTTGACGTATACAT GTTGTAATGATGACACTGGGGGTATGCAGTATTCAATAGGACAGGAATTCATGACCAGTAACTCTTGTCATTGTTTGTGCGGTAATGGTGGAAATATTTCTTGTGACTTCTCCAACTGTGGGCCAAGTGAATCAG GTGTTCCAGCAGGTGTCATTGTAGTGATTGTTATGGCTGTGACATTGGTTATTGTGGCAGTAATCATAGCAGTGATATTTATAACAAGATGGTATATGAAGAAGAAACATGCTAAGAAAGAAACTGTAAATGG AATATCTAAGTCACTCCATCATGCTGTGGTTTTTGAAGACCAAAAGAGTAAATCTGACAGTGGAAAAGTTTTATTGACATCTATGAATGAATCTCAGGGACAGAATCCAATGATATTGCTGTGTTCACACATAGAATCCAATGATAATGCTGTTGATGACCAACATATAGAAATAGAGAAGGGCGAAG AAAAAGCAACCAATTCTGTATTACTGTCTGCATCATCTATTAATGACCTACTCACTGCCTGTGAAGAAGAAGAATTCCAGCCCACACTAGAAGTAATAACTAATGCAATGAATGATCATCACTTGGGAGGATTTATTAAGTCACATGATTGCTTGACCATTCACAAGACTCTTGGAGAAG GTGCATTTGGGAAGGTATTTTATGGACAGCTCAAAGATAGTGGTGACAACTTTGATGTGGAAGTTGCAGTGAAAACAATGAAAG ATTGTCACAGCATGGATGAGCTAAATTTATTCATTTCTGAAAGTGTCATCATGAAAGAtttcaaccacagaaatgttcTTGGACTAGTTGGAGTGTCAGTTGGATTAGAAGAAGATAAAGCAGTACCATATATTATCATACCATTTATGGCAAATGGAGACTTGAAAGGATATTTGAAAGACAAACGAACAACAGCAGGAAGAGATGTGAAGACATTGTTTAAA GAGATCAACTACTTAACACTGGTCAGGATGTGTTGTGATATTTGTAATGGGATGAAATATCTTGCTTCAATCAGATTCATCCACCGAGATTTGGCTGCAAGAAATTGCAT GGTAGATAAAGACTTGGTGATCAAAGTGGCAGACTTTGGGCTTGCAAGAGATATCTATACTGAAGACTACTACAGAATGGGACACAGAGCTCAAGTACCCGTTAGATGGATGCCACCAGAAAGTATTCTTGATAGATATTATGACCACAAGACTGATGTG GTACCAGGTTATGTCAAGTTGCTGGCAGTTGAAGAACAGTGA